Proteins encoded together in one Opisthocomus hoazin isolate bOpiHoa1 chromosome 27, bOpiHoa1.hap1, whole genome shotgun sequence window:
- the LONP1 gene encoding lon protease homolog, mitochondrial, with product MGTFVQIHEMQDLGDKLRMIVMGHRRIRINRQLEVEPEEPENKQKVRRKQKRSKKEPEEELGAKDQAVEVVLDPVAAPSQEILMVEVENVVHEDFQITEEVKALTAEIVKTIRDIIALNPLYRESVLQMMQAGQRVVDNPIYLSDMGAALTGAESQELQDILEETSIPKRLYKALSLLKKEYELSKLQQRLGREVEEKIKQTHRKYLLQEQLKIIKKELGLEKEDKDAIEEKFRERLKDLIVPKHVMDVIDEELNKLGLLDNHSSEFNVTRNYLDWLTSIPWGKCSEENLELTRARAVLEEDHYGMDDVKKRILEFIAVSQLRGSTQGKILCFYGPPGVGKTSIARSIARALNREYFRFSVGGMTDVAEIKGHRRTYVGAMPGKIIQCLKKTKTENPLILIDEVDKIGRGYQGDPSSALLELLDPEQNSNFLDHYLDVPVDLSKVLFICTANVTETIPEPLRDRMEVINVSGYVAEEKLAIAERYLVPQARVLCGLDENKAKITSDVLTVLIKQYCRESGVRNLQKQVEKVLRKSAYKIVSGEAETVQVTPENLQDFVGKPIFTVDRMYETTPPGVVMGLAWTAMGGSTLFVETSLRRPKDKENKDGSLEVTGQLGDVMKESARIAYTFARAFLMQKDPSNDFLMSSHIHLHVPEGATPKDGPSAGCTIVTALLSLAMNCPVRQNVAMTGEVSLTGKILPVGGIKEKTIAAKRAGVTCIILPSENKKDYYDLAGFITEGLEVHFVEHYSEVFDTAFSKLDSAGG from the exons ATGGGAACTTTTGTACAGATTCATGAAATGCAGGACCTCGGAGACAAGCTGCGTATGATAGTCATGGGACACCGGAG GATTCGTATAAACAGGCAACTCGAGGTTGAGCCTGAGGAGCCGGAGAACAAACAGAAAGTCAGAAGGAAACAGAAGCGCTCCAAGAAAGAGCCTGAAGAGGAGCTTGGAGCAAAGGACCAAGCCGTGGAAGTGGTACTAGATCCTGTAGCTGCTCCCTCGCAGGAAATTCTCATGGTAGAAGTAGAGAACGTGGTTCATGAAGATTTTCAGATCACAGAAGAGGTTAAA GCACTTACTGCAGAAATTGTCAAAACCATCCGGGACATCATTGCCTTGAACCCCTTGTACAG AGAGTCCGTACTTCAGATGATGCAGGCTGGACAGCGTGTGGTAGACAACCCTATCTATCTGAGTGACATGGGTGCAGCCCTAACAGGGGCAGAGTCGCAAGAACTGCAAGACATCTTGGAAGAAACCAGT ATTCCCAAACGGCTTTACAAAGCCCTTTCCCTCCTAAAGAAGGAATATGAGCTGAGCAAACTTCAGCAGCGTCTTGGAAGGGAG GTTGAGGAGAAGATCAAGCAAACGCATCGGAAATATCTTCTCCAAGAGCAACTGAAAATCATTAAGAAAGAGCTGGGTCTGGAAAAAGAGGACAAGGATGCTATAGAAGAGAAATTCCGTGAGCGACTAAAGGACCTGATAGTGCCAAAACATGTCATGGATGTGATTGACGAAGAGTTGAACAAGTTGGGCTTGCTGGATAATCACTCCTCAGAATTCAA TGTTACACGGAACTACTTGGACTGGCTGACATCCATCCCATGGGGTAAGTGTAGCGAGGAGAACCTGGAGCTGACCAGAGCCCGAGCAGTGCTGGAGGAGGATCATTATGGAATGGACGACGTCAAGAAGCGAATTCTG GAATTTATAGCAGTCAGCCAGCTGCGAGGATCCACCCAGGGGAAGATCCTGTGTTTTTATGGCCCGCCTGGAGTTGGCAAAACCAGCATTGCCCGCTCCATTGCCAGAGCCCTCAACAGAGAGTACTTCCGCTTCAGTGTAGGAGGGATGACTGATGTAGCAGAAATAAAAGGACACAG GAGGACGTATGTTGGAGCAATGCCAGGAAAAATCATCCAGTGTCTGAAGAAGACCAAGACAGAGAATCCACTTATACTGATCGACGAG GTGGATAAAATAGGAAGGGGATATCAAGGGGATCCATCCTCAGCCCTTCTAGAGCTGCTGGACCCAGAACAGAACTCTAACTTCTTGGATCATTACCTTGATGTTCCTGTGGATTTATCGAAG GTACTTTTTATTTGTACCGCCAATGTAACGGAAACCATTCCAGAGCCACTGCGGGACAGAATGGAAGTGATCAATGTATCAGGATACGTAGCAGAAGAGAAACTTGCAATTGCAGAG AGGTACTTGGTCCCTCAAGCACGAGTTCTGTGTGGCTTGGACgaaaacaaagccaaaatcaCATCGGATGTCCTGACTGTTCTCATCAAGCAGTACTGCAGAGAGAGTGGGGTGAGGAACCTGCAGAAACAAGTAGAAAAG GTATTGAGGAAATCTGCCTATAAAATTGTGAGTGGAGAAGCAGAGACAGTCCAAGTAACACCCGAAAACCTGCAGGACTTTGTAGGAAAGCCCATCTTCACTGTGGATCGCATGTATGAAACCACTCCTCCGGGAGTGGTGATGGGTCTGGCCTGGACAGCTATGG gaGGTTCCACTCTGTTTGTTGAAACATCCCTGCGGCGACCCAAAGACAAGGAGAACAAGGATGGCTCCCTTGAAGTCACAGGGCAACTGGGAGATGTAATGAAAGAGAGTGCTAGAATAGCTTACACATTTGCAAGAGCCTTTCTGATGCAGAAGGACCCCAGCAACGACTTTCTCATGTCTTCCCATATCCACCTGCATGTGCCAGAG GGAGCCACACCAAAGGACGGACCAAGCGCAGGGTGCACTATCGTCACAGCTTTGCTGTCGCTGGCCATGAATTGCCCGGTGAGGCAGAACGTGGCCATGACTGGAGAGGTGTCGTTAACTGGAAAAATTCTTCCTGTTGGTGGAATCAAGGAGAAGACGATTGCG GCGAAGAGGGCCGGCGTCACCTGCATCATTCTGCCCTCAGAGAACAAAAAGGATTATTACGACCTTGCTGGATTCATTACGGAAGGACTGGAAGTGCACTTCGTGGAGCACTACAGCGAGGTATTCGACACGGCGTTTTCAAAGCTGGATTCCGCTGGAGGATGA